The following proteins are co-located in the Paralichthys olivaceus isolate ysfri-2021 chromosome 10, ASM2471397v2, whole genome shotgun sequence genome:
- the gpr161b gene encoding G-protein coupled receptor 161: protein MNTSRNCTAAGNGEGLAALESISIVTITLLACLGNLLIVVTLYRRPYLLTPSNKFVFSLTLSNLLLSTLVLPFVAVSSAKREWVFGVVWCNFTALLYLLISSASMLTLGAIAIDRYYAVLYPMIYPMKITGNRAVVVIAYVWLHSLIGCVPPLFGWSSFEFDCFKWTCVASWHREPSYTAFWVSWCILPPLIIMLACYGVIFRVARMKARKVHCGTTVVAQDDSTGAQRNGRKNSSTSTSSNGSRRSLVYAGSQCKAFVTILVVIGTFLVTWGPYVGVVCTEALWGQGSVSQGLETLVAWLSFCSAACHPLIYGLWNKTVRKELLGMCFGDRYYRESFATRQRTSRLFSISNRITDLGMSPHLTAMLAGGGHLLAPGSSTGDTGFSFTQDSCTDVMLLDNFSVDGSSQPQQHGNLSGKRRSSVTFEDQVEHSKAESHNASSVQVHAEVHKSLDTFASCLAKAIESDAKLTLFGEGLALPGGLFVTRAVPRPRYLDGQRLRLESIDEGIVKDDRDEEERDVEEKPA, encoded by the exons ATGAACACCAGTAGGAACTGCACCGCAGCCGGCAATGGTGAGGGTCTGGCTGCCCTGGAGTCCATCTCCATAGTGACCATCACGCTCCTCGCCTGCCTGGGGAACCTCTTGATCGTGGTCACCCTTTATCGCAGGCCCTATCTGCTCACGCCCAGCAACAAGTTTGTGTTCAGCCTGACCCTCTCCAACCTGCTGCTGTCCACGCTGGTGCTGCCGTTCGTGGCCGTGAGCTCGGCAAAGAGGGAGTGGGTGTTCGGGGTGGTGTGGTGCAACTTCACCGCCCTGCTCTACCTGCTCATCAGCTCTGCCAGCATGCTCACCCTCGGGGCTATCGCCATTGACAG GTACTACGCAGTGCTCTACCCGATGATCTACCCCATGAAGATCACAGGAAACCGGGCCGTCGTGGTCATCGCCTACGTGTGGCTCcactctctgattggctgtgtgCCTCCTCTGTTCGGCTGGTCCTCCTTCGAGTTTGACTGCTTCAAGTGGACCTGCGTTGCGTCTTGGCACAGAGAGCCGAGCTACACAGCCTTCTGGGTCAGCTGGTGCATCCTCCCGCCGTTGATCATTATGCTGGCCTGCTATGGCGTCATTTTCCGCGTTGCCCGCATGAAAGCTCGGAAAGTCCACTGCGGTACGACCGTAGTGGCTCAGGACGACTCCACTGGGGCTCAGAGGAACGGACGCAAGAACTCCAGCACCTCAACTTCCTCTAATGGAAGCCGGCGGAGCCTTGTGTACGCAGGGAGCCAATGCAAGGCCTTTGTCACCATTTTAGTGGTGATAGGCACCTTCCTGGTGACGTGGGGGCCGTATGTCGGTGTGGTGTGCACCGAGGCTCTGTGGGGACAGGGGAGTGTATCTCAGGGGCTGGAGACTCTGGTCGCATGGCTTTCCTTTTGCAGCGCCGCGTGCCACCCGCTCATCTATGGTCTGTGGAATAAAACGGTGAGGAAGGAGCTGCTGGGGATGTGCTTCGGAGACCGCTACTACAGAGAGTCGTTTGCTACCCGGCAAAGGACGTCCCGACTCTTCAGCATCTCCAACAGAATCACAG ACTTGGGTATGTCTCCGCACCTGACGGCCATGTTGGCTGGTGGAGGGCATCTGTTGGCCCCTGGGAGCAGCACAGGAGATACCGGCTTCAGTTTCACTCAGGACTCGT gcaCAGACGTGATGCTGCTGGATAACTTCTCTGTTGACGGCTCCTCCCAACCACAGCAGCACGGGAATCTGTCCGGAAAGAGGAGGAGCTCAGTCACATTTGAAGACCAGGTGGAGCATTCCAAAG CTGAAAGCCACAACGCATCCTCGGTCCAAGTCCACGCAGAGGTGCACAAATCTCTCGACACTTTTGCCTCCTGCCTGGCCAAGGCCATAGAGAGTGACGCTAAGCTCACTCTGTTTGGCGAGGGCCTGGCTCTGCCAGGGGGACTGTTTGTGACGAGGGCGGTGCCGAGACCCAGATACTTGGACGGTCAGAGACTGAGGCTGGAGAGCATTGATGAAGGGATCGTCAAAGAcgacagagatgaagaagagCGGGACGTGGAGGAGAAACCTGCATGA